In Streptomyces seoulensis, the following are encoded in one genomic region:
- a CDS encoding cytochrome P450: MPPTAPHPEPPALTGVPVVDISATGPTRTPIQQVMELMRTHGPVLVRRLHGRDALFVADADLIADLADEDRFTKHIGPALENVRAFAADGLFTAYNDEPNWAKAHDILMPAFALGSMRAYHPVMLKVARRLIEAWDRSARTGQPVNVPDDMTRMTLDTIGLAGFDYDFGSFERAEPHPFVESMVRCLQWSMTRLARVPGGDYTEADAAFREDADFLAGVVDEVIAARTGTDQSEATDLLGLMLTAQHPTDGTTLDLANIRNQVITFLIAGHETTSGAMSFALYYLAKHPTALRMVQREADALWGDTADPEPSYDDIGRLTYTRQVLNEALRLWPTAAAFSREAREDTLLGGRVPLRAGQAVSVLVPMLHRQPVWGDNPELFDPDRFTAEAEAARPVHAFKPFGTGERACIGRQFALHEATMLLAMLVHRYRLHDHADYALDIKETLTLKPEGFTLTLTPRTDADRVHSPLPGAAAVTPAEDTGAQALPARVRPGTAALFLHGSNYGTCREFAGQLADEAAALGCATEVAPLDAYADGLPTDRPVVIAAASYNGRPTDDAVAFAAWLEGEHDLSGVTYTVLGVGDRNWAATYQHMPTRIDARLAELGATRLTPRAAADASGDLTGAVRDYTAGLRIALLTEYGDPDATAPADEPENAYEVRALTGGPLDALAERHELVPMTVTEAYDLTAPGHPRVKRFLRVALPDGVTYRTADHLTVLPVNAPGTVERALAALGAHPDTVLDIRATRPRRDGLAVDRPLTVRELLTRHVELQERPTARQRELLAAANPCPPERAALAALTGDDPRTLLELLEDHPALREALDWPRLLDLLTPLRPRHYSISSSPAADPHHADLMVSVLDAPARSGNGRYRGTGSGHLAGIAPGDTVYARVQPCREAFRTDTSTPVVLIAAGTGLAPFRGVVMDRAAARAEGAELPPALLYFGCDAPDADYLHAGELAAAEAAGAVSLRPAFSAAPVDGARFVQHRIAAEADEVWDLLGAGARVYVCGDGARMAPGVREAFRTLYRERTPGADETAATRWLDELVGAGRYVEDVYAAG, translated from the coding sequence ATGCCCCCCACCGCACCGCACCCCGAACCCCCCGCACTCACCGGCGTCCCGGTCGTCGACATCTCCGCCACCGGACCGACCCGCACCCCCATCCAGCAGGTCATGGAGCTGATGCGGACCCACGGACCGGTGCTGGTGCGCCGCCTGCACGGGCGCGACGCCCTCTTCGTAGCCGACGCCGACCTGATCGCCGACCTCGCCGACGAGGACCGGTTCACCAAGCACATCGGGCCCGCGCTGGAGAACGTGCGCGCCTTCGCCGCCGACGGGCTGTTCACCGCCTACAACGACGAACCGAACTGGGCCAAGGCCCACGACATCCTGATGCCCGCCTTCGCGCTCGGCTCCATGCGCGCCTACCACCCGGTGATGCTGAAGGTGGCCCGGCGGCTCATCGAGGCATGGGACCGCTCGGCCCGTACCGGGCAGCCGGTGAACGTCCCCGACGACATGACCCGGATGACGCTCGACACCATCGGCCTCGCCGGGTTCGACTACGACTTCGGCTCCTTCGAGCGTGCCGAGCCGCACCCCTTCGTCGAGTCGATGGTGCGCTGCCTCCAGTGGAGCATGACCCGCCTGGCCCGCGTGCCGGGCGGCGACTACACCGAGGCGGACGCCGCCTTCCGCGAGGACGCCGACTTCCTCGCCGGAGTCGTGGACGAGGTCATCGCCGCCCGCACCGGCACCGACCAGAGCGAGGCCACCGACCTGCTCGGGCTGATGCTCACCGCCCAGCACCCCACCGACGGCACCACCCTGGACCTGGCGAACATCCGCAACCAGGTCATCACCTTCCTCATCGCCGGCCACGAGACCACCTCCGGCGCGATGTCCTTCGCCCTGTACTACCTGGCCAAGCACCCCACCGCGCTCCGCATGGTCCAGCGCGAGGCCGACGCCCTGTGGGGCGACACCGCCGACCCCGAGCCGTCCTACGACGACATCGGCAGGCTCACCTACACCCGGCAGGTGCTCAACGAGGCGCTCCGGCTGTGGCCGACCGCCGCCGCCTTCAGCCGGGAGGCCCGCGAGGACACCCTGCTCGGCGGGCGGGTCCCGCTGCGCGCCGGACAGGCGGTCAGCGTGCTGGTGCCGATGCTGCACCGCCAGCCCGTCTGGGGCGACAACCCCGAGCTGTTCGACCCCGACCGCTTCACCGCCGAGGCCGAGGCGGCCCGCCCGGTGCACGCCTTCAAGCCCTTCGGCACCGGTGAACGCGCCTGCATCGGGCGACAGTTCGCACTGCACGAGGCGACCATGCTGCTCGCCATGCTGGTCCACCGCTACCGGCTGCACGACCACGCCGACTACGCGCTGGACATCAAGGAGACCCTCACCCTCAAGCCCGAGGGCTTCACCCTCACCCTGACCCCGCGCACCGACGCCGACCGCGTCCACTCCCCGCTGCCCGGCGCCGCCGCCGTGACCCCCGCCGAGGACACCGGCGCCCAGGCGCTCCCCGCCCGCGTCCGCCCCGGCACCGCCGCCCTGTTCCTGCACGGCAGCAACTACGGCACCTGCCGCGAGTTCGCCGGACAGCTCGCGGACGAGGCCGCGGCCCTCGGCTGCGCCACCGAGGTCGCCCCGCTGGACGCGTACGCCGACGGCCTGCCCACCGACCGGCCCGTGGTCATCGCCGCCGCCTCCTACAACGGCCGCCCCACCGACGACGCCGTCGCCTTCGCCGCCTGGCTGGAGGGCGAGCACGACCTCAGCGGGGTCACCTACACCGTGCTCGGCGTCGGCGATCGCAACTGGGCCGCGACCTACCAGCACATGCCGACCCGTATCGACGCCCGCCTCGCCGAGCTGGGCGCCACCCGGCTCACCCCGCGCGCCGCCGCCGACGCCTCCGGCGACCTCACCGGCGCCGTCCGCGACTACACCGCCGGCCTGCGCATCGCCCTGCTCACCGAGTACGGCGACCCCGACGCCACCGCCCCGGCCGACGAGCCCGAGAACGCCTACGAGGTCCGCGCCCTGACCGGCGGCCCGCTGGACGCCCTCGCCGAGCGGCACGAGCTGGTCCCGATGACCGTCACCGAGGCGTACGACCTCACCGCGCCCGGACACCCGCGCGTCAAGCGGTTCCTGCGCGTCGCCCTGCCCGACGGCGTCACCTACCGCACCGCCGACCACCTCACCGTGCTCCCGGTCAACGCCCCCGGCACCGTGGAGCGGGCCCTGGCCGCGCTCGGCGCCCACCCGGACACGGTGCTCGACATCCGCGCCACCCGCCCGCGCCGTGACGGCCTGGCCGTGGACCGCCCGCTCACCGTGCGCGAACTCCTCACCCGGCACGTCGAGTTGCAGGAGCGGCCCACCGCGCGCCAGCGCGAACTGCTCGCCGCCGCCAACCCCTGCCCGCCCGAGCGCGCCGCCCTCGCCGCCCTCACCGGCGACGACCCGCGCACCCTGCTCGAACTCCTGGAGGACCACCCCGCCCTGCGCGAGGCCCTCGACTGGCCCCGCCTGCTCGACCTGCTCACCCCGCTGCGCCCCCGGCACTACTCGATCTCCTCCTCCCCGGCCGCCGACCCGCACCACGCCGACCTCATGGTCTCCGTGCTCGACGCCCCCGCCCGCTCCGGCAACGGCCGCTACCGGGGCACCGGTTCGGGCCACCTGGCCGGCATCGCACCCGGCGACACGGTGTACGCCCGGGTCCAGCCCTGCCGGGAGGCGTTCCGCACCGACACCTCCACCCCCGTCGTGCTGATCGCGGCCGGCACCGGACTCGCGCCGTTCCGGGGCGTGGTCATGGACCGGGCCGCCGCCCGTGCCGAGGGCGCCGAACTCCCGCCCGCGCTGCTCTACTTCGGCTGCGACGCGCCCGATGCCGACTATCTGCACGCCGGGGAACTGGCCGCCGCCGAGGCCGCCGGAGCCGTCTCGCTGCGCCCCGCCTTCAGCGCGGCCCCGGTCGACGGCGCGCGGTTCGTCCAGCACCGGATCGCCGCCGAGGCCGACGAGGTCTGGGACCTGCTCGGCGCCGGGGCCCGGGTCTACGTCTGCGGCGACGGCGCCCGCATGGCACCCGGTGTCCGCGAGGCGTTCCGCACCCTGTACCGCGAGCGCACCCCCGGCGCGGACGAGACGGCGGCGACCCGCTGGCTTGACGAGCTGGTGGGCGCGGGGCGCTATGTGGAGGACGTGTACGCGGCCGGCTGA
- a CDS encoding lactonase family protein codes for MDARTNWDGWSRRRFVGAMAGTAAVVTVPAPAAPPPDAAPAPHRPQAAPGPRPLYLGTYTSVEGGGKGVTVAKYDPVSGAVTDAESLAEIPDPSYVTVHPDGHTLYAVDEREDGAVTAVRLADGQVLGSRSTGGSGPCHLSVHPGGRWLLSANYGSGSVAVHPLDASGALGERTALVTHSSPAPGPGQQGPHAHQFITSPDGGHVLSVDLGTDTVYTYRLDTDHGTLTEVSQAHTRPGAGPRHLTFHPNGRYAYLANEVDDTVAVCAYDPETGRLTVGEPQSSGVTGDATNYPAQFVVTPGGGFAFLANRGHDSVARYAVEEDGARLRLLDTVPVDGDFPRQLALAPDGRLLFAANQRSGTVSVFHVDTGTGALSLAGEPFASPVAVCAVPL; via the coding sequence ATGGACGCGCGGACGAATTGGGACGGCTGGAGCAGGCGGCGCTTCGTCGGCGCCATGGCGGGCACGGCCGCCGTCGTGACGGTCCCCGCGCCCGCCGCACCGCCCCCGGACGCCGCTCCGGCACCCCACCGCCCGCAGGCCGCACCGGGTCCCCGCCCGCTGTACCTGGGCACCTACACCTCCGTCGAGGGCGGCGGCAAGGGCGTGACCGTGGCGAAGTACGACCCGGTCTCCGGCGCGGTCACCGACGCGGAGTCGCTGGCCGAGATCCCCGACCCGTCGTACGTCACGGTCCACCCGGACGGGCACACGCTGTACGCGGTCGACGAGCGCGAGGACGGCGCGGTGACCGCCGTACGGCTGGCGGACGGTCAGGTGCTGGGCAGCCGGAGCACGGGCGGTTCGGGGCCCTGCCATCTGTCGGTGCACCCCGGCGGGCGCTGGCTGCTGAGCGCGAACTACGGCTCGGGCAGTGTCGCCGTGCATCCCCTGGACGCCTCGGGCGCGCTGGGTGAGCGCACCGCGCTGGTCACGCACTCCAGCCCGGCGCCGGGACCGGGCCAACAGGGGCCGCACGCGCACCAGTTCATCACCAGCCCGGACGGCGGCCATGTGCTCTCCGTCGACCTGGGCACCGACACCGTCTACACCTACCGGCTGGACACCGACCACGGCACGCTGACCGAGGTCTCCCAGGCACACACCCGGCCGGGCGCCGGCCCGCGTCATCTGACGTTCCATCCGAACGGGCGGTACGCGTACCTGGCCAACGAGGTGGACGACACGGTGGCAGTCTGCGCGTACGACCCGGAGACCGGGCGGCTGACCGTGGGCGAGCCGCAGTCCTCGGGGGTGACCGGGGACGCCACCAACTACCCGGCGCAGTTCGTGGTGACGCCGGGCGGCGGCTTCGCCTTCCTCGCCAACCGGGGGCACGACAGCGTCGCCCGGTACGCCGTCGAGGAGGACGGCGCCCGGCTGCGGCTGCTGGACACGGTGCCGGTGGACGGGGACTTCCCCCGCCAGCTCGCGCTCGCCCCGGACGGGCGACTGCTGTTCGCGGCGAACCAGCGCTCCGGCACGGTGAGCGTGTTCCACGTCGACACCGGTACCGGAGCGCTCAGCCTCGCGGGTGAGCCGTTCGCGTCACCGGTCGCCGTCTGCGCGGTGCCGCTGTAG
- a CDS encoding FUSC family protein, with translation MPDVRKWTDAQARRKWADALRRLVARRREPVVVQTLRSAAAATVAYVIALKLSPEPAPLTAPLTALLVVQVTFFATLTNGIRRVNAVVTGVLVAIVFSLLVGLTWWSLALLLVAALSVGHLVRVDEYVNEVAISAMLVLGVTTVGFTAWARIVETLIGAIIGMACNLLLPPPVWVDAAGRSIEWLARRLRQLMLRMGEEAAGSIPWQRAAERLHEARRLDHDIIQVDAALRQAEESLRLNPRVKEGLLHRVVLRTGLDTLEICTVVLRVLARSFTDLAKARGAKELFPPPIGQTVEQVLSEIADAVVSFAVLVTTDLSANAESAESRLTAELHTAAATRDRLAEQLVEHVQEDREDWQLLGAILTEINRIIDELDTEHRSRRLLEELDRVSRQQRAKMPRVNRLRQRLGVQEDLWRNRTGVGGRSG, from the coding sequence ATGCCAGACGTACGGAAGTGGACGGACGCGCAGGCGCGACGCAAGTGGGCCGACGCGCTGCGCCGCCTGGTCGCGCGCCGCCGGGAGCCGGTGGTCGTCCAGACACTGCGGTCGGCCGCCGCGGCCACGGTCGCCTATGTGATCGCGCTCAAGCTCAGCCCGGAACCGGCGCCGCTGACCGCGCCCCTGACGGCGCTGCTGGTCGTCCAGGTCACCTTCTTCGCCACCCTCACCAACGGCATCCGCCGGGTGAACGCGGTGGTGACGGGCGTGCTGGTCGCCATCGTCTTCAGCCTCCTGGTCGGCCTGACCTGGTGGAGCCTGGCCCTGCTGCTGGTGGCCGCGCTGAGCGTGGGTCATCTGGTGCGCGTGGACGAGTACGTGAACGAGGTGGCGATCAGCGCGATGCTCGTGCTCGGCGTCACCACCGTCGGGTTCACCGCGTGGGCGCGGATCGTGGAGACCCTGATCGGCGCCATCATCGGCATGGCCTGCAATCTGCTGCTGCCGCCCCCGGTGTGGGTGGACGCGGCCGGGCGGTCCATCGAGTGGCTGGCCCGCCGGCTGCGTCAGCTCATGCTCCGGATGGGTGAGGAGGCCGCGGGCTCCATCCCCTGGCAGCGGGCCGCCGAACGGCTGCACGAGGCGCGCCGGCTGGACCACGACATCATCCAGGTCGACGCCGCCCTGCGGCAGGCCGAGGAGAGCCTGCGGCTCAACCCGCGCGTCAAGGAGGGCCTGCTGCACCGGGTGGTGCTGCGCACCGGTCTGGACACCCTGGAGATCTGCACGGTCGTCCTGCGGGTACTGGCCCGCTCCTTCACCGACCTGGCCAAGGCGCGCGGCGCCAAGGAGCTCTTCCCGCCGCCGATCGGGCAGACCGTGGAACAGGTGCTGTCCGAGATCGCGGACGCGGTGGTGAGCTTCGCGGTCCTGGTGACCACCGACCTGAGCGCCAACGCCGAGTCGGCCGAGTCGCGGCTGACCGCCGAGCTGCACACGGCCGCCGCCACCCGTGACCGGCTCGCGGAGCAGCTCGTCGAGCATGTCCAGGAGGACCGCGAGGACTGGCAGTTGCTCGGCGCGATCCTCACCGAGATCAACCGGATCATCGACGAGCTGGACACCGAGCACCGCAGCCGCCGCCTGCTGGAGGAACTGGACCGGGTCTCCCGCCAGCAACGCGCGAAGATGCCCCGCGTGAACCGCCTGCGCCAGCGCCTGGGCGTCCAGGAGGACCTGTGGCGGAACCGTACGGGGGTCGGCGGGCGTTCTGGGTGA
- a CDS encoding cytochrome P450, producing the protein MAETTGAGLPKGFRGAEQGWPELDRIPHPPRRLPLLGDVLGVDRRTPLQDSMRLARELGPIFRRRVLNREFVFLWGAKPAADMADETRFAKHVGLGVANLRPVAGDGLFTAYNHEPNWQLAHDVLAPGFSREAMAGYHTMMLAVAGRLTGHWDRELAAGRTVDVPGDMTRLTLETIARTGFGHDFGSFERDRPHPFVTAMVGTLAHAQRLNSLPMPPVLQRRAARRNAADIAYLDDTVDALVAARRDSGRGEGDLLDRMLETAHPVTGERLSAENVRKQVITFLVAGHETTSGALSFALYYLAEHPEIAARARAEVDRVWGDTPEPGYDQVARLRYLRRVLDESLRLWPTAPAFAREATEDTVLAGEHPMRRGGWALVLTPMLHRDPEVWGEDAERFDPDRFDAKAVRARPPHTFKPFGTGARACVGRQFALHEATLVLGLLLRRYELIPDPGYRLKVTERLTLMPDGLRLGLERRKAPVAAPAAAPGPDAGSAGRCPVRGTDE; encoded by the coding sequence ATGGCCGAGACGACCGGGGCCGGGCTGCCCAAGGGGTTCCGGGGTGCCGAGCAGGGCTGGCCGGAGCTGGACCGCATCCCGCATCCGCCCCGCAGGCTCCCGCTGCTCGGTGACGTCCTGGGCGTCGACCGGCGCACCCCGCTCCAGGACTCGATGCGGCTCGCCCGCGAACTGGGCCCGATCTTCCGGCGCCGGGTGCTGAACCGGGAGTTCGTGTTCCTGTGGGGCGCGAAGCCGGCCGCCGACATGGCGGACGAGACCCGGTTCGCCAAGCACGTCGGCCTCGGGGTGGCCAACCTGCGCCCGGTGGCCGGGGACGGGCTGTTCACCGCGTACAACCACGAGCCCAACTGGCAGTTGGCGCACGATGTGCTGGCGCCCGGCTTCAGCCGGGAGGCGATGGCCGGGTACCACACGATGATGCTGGCGGTCGCGGGCCGGCTGACCGGCCACTGGGACCGCGAACTGGCGGCCGGGCGCACGGTGGACGTGCCCGGCGACATGACCCGGCTGACGCTGGAGACCATCGCCCGCACCGGCTTCGGGCACGACTTCGGCTCCTTCGAGCGCGACCGGCCGCACCCCTTCGTCACCGCCATGGTCGGCACCCTCGCCCACGCCCAGCGGCTCAACAGCCTGCCGATGCCCCCGGTACTCCAGCGGCGGGCCGCCCGGCGCAACGCCGCCGACATCGCCTACCTGGACGACACGGTCGACGCCCTGGTGGCCGCCCGCCGCGACTCCGGGCGCGGGGAGGGCGACCTGCTGGACCGGATGCTGGAGACGGCCCACCCGGTGACCGGGGAGCGGCTGTCGGCGGAGAACGTCCGCAAGCAGGTGATCACGTTCCTGGTCGCGGGCCACGAGACCACCTCCGGCGCCCTCTCGTTCGCCCTGTACTACCTCGCCGAGCACCCCGAGATCGCCGCCCGCGCCCGCGCCGAGGTGGACCGGGTCTGGGGCGACACCCCCGAGCCGGGCTACGACCAGGTGGCCCGGCTGCGCTATCTGCGCCGGGTGCTGGACGAGTCGCTGCGGCTGTGGCCGACGGCGCCCGCCTTCGCCCGGGAGGCCACGGAGGACACCGTGCTGGCCGGCGAGCACCCGATGCGCCGGGGCGGCTGGGCGCTGGTGCTCACCCCGATGCTGCACCGCGACCCCGAGGTCTGGGGCGAGGACGCCGAGCGGTTCGACCCGGACCGCTTCGACGCCAAGGCGGTACGGGCCCGCCCACCGCACACCTTCAAGCCGTTCGGCACCGGCGCGCGGGCCTGCGTGGGACGCCAGTTCGCCCTGCACGAGGCCACGTTGGTGCTCGGCCTGCTGCTGCGCCGGTACGAGCTGATCCCCGACCCCGGCTACCGTCTGAAGGTCACCGAGCGCCTGACGCTGATGCCGGACGGCCTGCGCCTGGGCCTGGAGCGCCGGAAGGCCCCCGTCGCCGCTCCGGCCGCCGCTCCCGGGCCGGACGCCGGGTCAGCGGGACGCTGCCCAGTGCGCGGGACGGACGAGTGA
- a CDS encoding FBP domain-containing protein yields the protein MRPLTEQDIRASFVNCSKGDAKRLTVPRDLTERPWDDLDFLGWRDPGAPDRSYLVLERDGGLAGIALRCPTVRRGSQHRSMCSVCLTTHRGGGVSLMTARKAGPAGREGNSVGVYMCADLACSLYVRGKKVPESGSRFEESLTTEEQIARARGNLAAFVERLYV from the coding sequence ATGCGACCCCTCACCGAGCAGGACATCCGCGCCTCCTTCGTCAACTGCTCCAAGGGCGACGCCAAGCGGCTGACCGTCCCCCGCGACCTGACCGAACGCCCCTGGGACGACCTGGACTTCCTGGGCTGGCGCGACCCGGGCGCGCCGGACCGCAGCTACCTCGTGCTCGAACGCGACGGGGGCCTCGCCGGCATCGCGCTGCGCTGTCCGACGGTCCGGCGCGGCTCCCAGCACCGCAGCATGTGCTCGGTGTGCCTGACGACCCATCGCGGCGGCGGGGTCTCCCTGATGACCGCCCGCAAGGCCGGGCCGGCGGGCCGCGAGGGCAACTCGGTCGGCGTGTACATGTGCGCCGACCTGGCGTGTTCCCTGTATGTCCGGGGGAAGAAGGTGCCGGAGTCGGGGAGCAGGTTCGAGGAGAGCCTCACGACGGAGGAGCAGATCGCCCGAGCGCGCGGCAATCTGGCCGCCTTCGTCGAGCGCCTGTACGTCTGA
- a CDS encoding helix-turn-helix transcriptional regulator — protein sequence MLFDRVAVPVAVCDVYGKVLMANPAMAAECGTSPGRLRGCDVLELFRPEEAGQVARIAQALRLRHRSRYQISVSWSAPGGTERYGELTADPVSDSTDETPALLVMLRVLGESEPETVPGPEPVTPVEGAVLALLAQGATTGRAARELGLSRDGVAYHLRRLSARWHAANRTELVARAYALGVLAPGVWPPRVRDAGAE from the coding sequence ATGCTGTTCGACCGGGTCGCGGTGCCGGTCGCGGTCTGCGACGTGTACGGCAAGGTGCTGATGGCCAACCCGGCGATGGCCGCCGAGTGCGGAACGTCACCGGGGCGGCTGCGCGGCTGTGACGTGCTGGAGCTGTTCCGCCCCGAGGAGGCCGGCCAGGTCGCGCGGATCGCCCAGGCGCTGCGGCTGCGGCACCGCTCCCGCTACCAGATCTCGGTGAGCTGGAGCGCGCCCGGCGGGACCGAGCGGTACGGGGAGCTGACCGCCGACCCGGTGAGCGACTCCACGGACGAGACCCCGGCGCTGCTGGTGATGCTCCGGGTGCTCGGGGAGAGCGAGCCGGAGACCGTTCCCGGCCCGGAGCCCGTCACCCCGGTCGAGGGCGCGGTGCTGGCGCTGCTGGCGCAGGGCGCCACGACCGGCCGGGCCGCCCGTGAGCTGGGCCTGAGCCGGGACGGTGTCGCCTATCACCTGCGCCGCCTGTCGGCCCGCTGGCACGCGGCCAACCGCACCGAGCTGGTCGCCCGCGCCTACGCCCTGGGCGTGCTCGCGCCGGGCGTGTGGCCTCCCCGGGTACGGGATGCCGGGGCCGAGTAG
- a CDS encoding TetR/AcrR family transcriptional regulator, translated as MAANQGERARRRLSTEERREQLLAVGARLFSESPYDDVWIERVAEIAGVSRGLLYHYFPTKRDFFAAVVERESERMLRMTAAVPGVPVREQLGAGLDAYLGYVEAHAHGFRAFHRADAAGDQAVRRVYQRALAAQERQILAALAADPEFGSAFEGSPQARLAVRGWLAFTTAVCLEWLREGEPGRGQVRELCARALLGAIA; from the coding sequence ATGGCCGCCAACCAGGGGGAACGCGCCCGGCGCCGGCTGAGCACCGAGGAGCGCCGCGAGCAACTGCTGGCGGTCGGGGCGCGGTTGTTCTCCGAGAGCCCGTACGACGACGTGTGGATCGAGCGGGTCGCCGAGATCGCCGGGGTGTCCCGGGGGCTGCTGTACCACTACTTCCCGACCAAGCGGGACTTCTTCGCCGCCGTGGTGGAGCGGGAGAGCGAGCGCATGCTCCGGATGACCGCCGCCGTGCCCGGTGTGCCGGTCCGCGAGCAGCTCGGCGCCGGTCTGGACGCCTACCTCGGGTACGTCGAGGCGCACGCCCACGGCTTCCGCGCCTTCCACCGCGCCGACGCGGCCGGCGACCAGGCCGTACGCCGGGTCTATCAGCGTGCGTTGGCCGCGCAGGAGCGGCAGATCCTCGCCGCGCTGGCCGCCGACCCCGAGTTCGGGTCCGCCTTCGAGGGCTCCCCGCAGGCCCGGCTCGCCGTGCGCGGCTGGCTCGCCTTCACCACCGCCGTCTGCCTGGAGTGGCTGCGCGAAGGTGAACCCGGCCGGGGCCAGGTGCGCGAGCTGTGCGCGCGGGCGCTGCTCGGCGCCATCGCCTGA
- a CDS encoding DUF2470 domain-containing protein yields MGDTQDWAAGPGAAERARSVLAAAWSCAVTADGAREEYVGAHTVTGDGGVLLDVPEDSALFAAALCAPRGEPTAVLEFADVAPVPVRRRIRARLWLAGWFSRRGARLLFTPTRVVLRRPSGAVLIESAEYAAARPDPLATAEAQLLTHLADSHPDAVERLTRLVRPESLHAVTRVAPLAVDRHGLTLRVERARAHGDVRLAFHTPADDVSQLTERMHALLTQAGAASCPRALQRHRADGDR; encoded by the coding sequence ATGGGTGACACGCAGGACTGGGCGGCAGGGCCCGGAGCGGCGGAGCGGGCGCGGTCGGTCCTTGCCGCCGCGTGGTCGTGTGCGGTGACCGCGGACGGCGCCCGCGAGGAGTACGTCGGCGCGCACACCGTGACCGGCGACGGCGGGGTGCTGCTCGACGTGCCCGAGGACAGCGCCCTGTTCGCCGCCGCGCTGTGCGCCCCGCGCGGCGAGCCCACCGCGGTGCTGGAGTTCGCCGACGTGGCGCCCGTACCGGTGCGCCGGCGCATCCGGGCCCGGCTGTGGCTCGCCGGCTGGTTCTCCCGGCGCGGCGCGCGGCTGCTGTTCACGCCCACCCGCGTGGTGCTGCGCCGGCCGTCGGGGGCGGTGCTGATCGAGTCGGCGGAGTACGCGGCCGCCCGGCCCGACCCGCTGGCCACCGCCGAGGCGCAGCTGCTCACCCACCTCGCCGACTCCCACCCGGACGCGGTGGAGCGGCTCACCCGGCTGGTCCGGCCGGAGAGCCTGCACGCCGTGACCCGGGTGGCACCGCTCGCGGTGGACCGGCACGGGCTCACCCTGCGCGTCGAGCGCGCCCGCGCCCACGGCGACGTACGGCTGGCGTTCCACACGCCCGCCGACGACGTCTCCCAGCTCACCGAGCGCATGCACGCGCTGCTCACCCAGGCCGGTGCCGCTTCCTGCCCGCGCGCCCTACAGCGGCACCGCGCAGACGGCGACCGGTGA
- a CDS encoding ROK family transcriptional regulator, with amino-acid sequence MAGRNGRTVRDLRRGNRTAVLHRLYFDGPLSRFELGPATGLSSGSVSNVVADLIADGLVEEAGSVDSDGGRPRTLLRVAPHSGQMIGVDVGETRVRVELFDLALTELARADRPLTRPGYDVDDITGHIRDGVAEVLAAEGARPERLLGVGVGVPGIVEHTADRGAVVHGQTIGWDAVPLERLLRATSGLPETVPYFIDNGAKTLGQAEMWFGAGRGARNALVVLFGSGVGACLVTPEVEQGRAVEWGHLTVRVRGRRCRCGAPGCLEAYAGAESLLARWREEGGRPPEGTDEETALTAMLAAAYPAGDAEPDPVALAVLEETAEYLGAGLSDLINLFQPERILIGGWAGLQLGTRFLPSVRRHAATYALRHPADRVTIDLGRLGPDAVTVGAAILPLADFFSRGGRRAEPAPEDRPPAWRAALDERAPR; translated from the coding sequence ATGGCGGGGCGGAACGGGCGCACGGTACGCGATCTGAGGCGGGGCAACCGCACGGCCGTGCTGCACAGGCTGTACTTCGACGGCCCCCTCAGCCGCTTCGAGCTGGGCCCGGCCACCGGACTCAGCTCAGGCTCGGTGAGCAACGTCGTGGCCGACCTCATCGCCGACGGACTCGTGGAGGAGGCCGGCAGCGTCGACTCCGACGGCGGCCGCCCCCGCACCCTGCTCCGGGTCGCCCCGCACAGCGGCCAGATGATCGGCGTGGACGTCGGGGAGACCCGCGTCCGCGTCGAGCTGTTCGACCTGGCTCTCACCGAACTCGCCCGCGCCGACCGCCCGTTGACCCGCCCCGGCTACGACGTGGACGACATCACCGGCCACATCCGGGACGGCGTCGCCGAGGTGCTGGCCGCCGAGGGGGCGCGGCCCGAGCGGCTGCTCGGGGTCGGGGTGGGCGTACCCGGCATCGTGGAGCACACCGCGGACCGGGGTGCCGTGGTGCACGGCCAGACCATCGGCTGGGACGCCGTCCCGCTGGAGCGGCTGCTCCGGGCCACCTCCGGGCTCCCCGAGACCGTGCCGTACTTCATCGACAACGGCGCCAAGACGCTCGGCCAGGCCGAGATGTGGTTCGGCGCCGGGCGCGGCGCGCGCAACGCCCTGGTGGTGCTCTTCGGCTCGGGCGTCGGCGCCTGCCTGGTCACCCCCGAGGTGGAGCAGGGCCGCGCGGTCGAGTGGGGGCATCTGACGGTACGGGTGCGCGGGCGCCGCTGCCGCTGCGGGGCGCCCGGCTGCCTGGAGGCGTACGCGGGCGCCGAGTCGCTGCTGGCCCGCTGGCGCGAGGAGGGCGGACGCCCGCCCGAGGGCACCGACGAGGAGACCGCGCTCACCGCGATGCTCGCCGCCGCCTACCCGGCCGGGGACGCGGAGCCCGACCCGGTGGCGCTCGCGGTGCTGGAGGAGACCGCCGAGTACCTGGGGGCGGGCCTTTCCGACCTGATCAACCTCTTCCAGCCCGAGCGCATCCTCATCGGCGGCTGGGCCGGGCTCCAGCTCGGCACCCGCTTCCTGCCCTCGGTACGCCGGCACGCGGCCACCTACGCGCTGCGGCACCCGGCGGACCGGGTCACCATCGACCTGGGACGGCTCGGCCCCGACGCGGTCACCGTCGGCGCGGCCATCCTGCCGCTGGCCGACTTCTTCAGCCGGGGCGGCCGCCGCGCCGAACCGGCGCCCGAGGACCGGCCGCCCGCCTGGCGGGCCGCGCTGGACGAGCGCGCCCCGCGCTGA